GAGACGGCCAAATTTCGACCATTCTAAAAATTTCCGGCAAATTTTGATCTAAATTTGACTTAAATTTGACCAAAATCTATTTTTTTCGTCGGAAGGTATTTTTCGCCACCGGCCAAGATGGCCGAAATTTGTTTTTCTCGGCCAAAATTCGAAACACAGGCTCCATGCATCAATGGACGGGAATGTGACGCGAAGGCTGCGGTTAACTTGAGTGACGACTGAGTATTATCCGGTCGTCGTCTACTAGTGTACCTTGGTCTTGATTTATTCTTTCCTCAAGTGCTGCATCTTCATGAGAGCACCGAGCACCAAGCCGCGTTCAGCTCACAACACTCTAGCTAGGTGGCCCCTCGTCCATCGAGCTTCCACCTCCATCATGGCGACGGCGGCTTCGCATGCACGCAGCAGCATCCTCGTTTCCGTTTGCGCTGGGTGCTTCCTCCCCCTCTGCTTGCCGTGTGATGCTGCCGCCTCGCCTCTCTCCTTCAGCTTCGACTTCTCCAACAAATCCACCTTCAGCTCACGAATCCAGGTCATGGGCGACGCGCTCCAGCAAGACAACCTGGTCGACCTCACGGTCGACACCTCGTACAGGCGTGGCATCCACTATCTCAAGGGGCGGATGTCGTACGTCGACCCTGTGCCCTTCTTCGAAGGCACCACCCACGAGCTGACGAGCTTCGTCACGCACTTCACCTTCGCGATCAAGCCCATCCAGGGGGAGATAAGGGGGGACGGCATGGCTTTCTTCCTCTCCAGCTTCCCGCCGACGGTGCCGGCCAACTCGACCGGGGGCAACCTTGGCCTCATTGTCCAGGGTGACGGCAACGCCTTGGGCGTAGACCGGTTCGTCGCCATCGTGTTCAAGACGTTCAACAACTCGGACCACATCAGCATCGACATCAACTCTGCCTCGTCCTCCAAAAATGAAACAGCCTTGCCCGACTTCAGCCTGAATGGCTCCATGACGGCGTGTGTCACTCTTAATGGCACCACCGGGATGATCGATGCCTCCCTGCAGTTTAATGACAACCGTTCCCTCGGTCCCTTTAAGGTTAGTTATCAACTACCCGATCCCTCGTCCTTGCTCCCGCCGGAGGTGGCGGTGGGGTTTTCTGCAGGCACAGGCGACTACTCCGAGCGCCATCAGATAATGTCCTGGTCCTTCACCACAACTCTTCCTCAACGCAAAGGTATATCTATACTTGTAGCTTTTAAGTTTCATACAAAGCTAACAACGTTCATTTAAAAAATACATTATTTTAACACATTTTTAATCTCTAAAAGTCTTTTCTCATTATAAAAGGTTATAGATTCTTTTTTTTTGCGGATGAAAGGTTCATTCATCGAGGAAGAAAATCATTCTTCCAACAATTAACATATATTCTTTTTCTAACTGTTTTACATACAACAAAGGTCTTTGTTTTCGCGGGTAAAACTTGTATTACTCAATTCATAACAGGATTACAATCAAAGACGTTAAGATCAATGGCTACCCGAGGGCCAGACCCAAGCCTGCATATAGTTTGCCAAAGCATCACTAACTTTATTTTGAAAATGACTAACATGAGTAATACACTAATTCTACGGAGACTCATCATGTACTTGATCTCATGCACCAACAACGAATTCAGCGATCTGTTCGCATCGCTTGCTTGAATCATCTTAACTGCCACAAGAGAATCAGGCCCGGTTCTTTTGGACGATTCTCCTAGAATCTTGATAATCGACCGTCCACCCAGCTTTTCTCAGAATCTTGAACCCATATTTTTTTAACAATCCTAGCTGTTTACATCCTAACtagctaggattgtaaaaaaaaaTATGGGTACAAGATTCTGGAAGAACCTGGGGAGAGGCTTGATTCTCAAGATTCTGGGAGAATAGGCCAAAAGAACTAGGCCTCAATCTCAATTGCCACGGGTAAACCTGTCTGTAGCANNNNNNNNNNNNNNNNNNNNNNNNNNNNNNNNNN
Above is a window of Triticum dicoccoides isolate Atlit2015 ecotype Zavitan chromosome 5B, WEW_v2.0, whole genome shotgun sequence DNA encoding:
- the LOC119304955 gene encoding mannose-specific lectin CML-2-like, giving the protein MATAASHARSSILVSVCAGCFLPLCLPCDAAASPLSFSFDFSNKSTFSSRIQVMGDALQQDNLVDLTVDTSYRRGIHYLKGRMSYVDPVPFFEGTTHELTSFVTHFTFAIKPIQGEIRGDGMAFFLSSFPPTVPANSTGGNLGLIVQGDGNALGVDRFVAIVFKTFNNSDHISIDINSASSSKNETALPDFSLNGSMTACVTLNGTTGMIDASLQFNDNRSLGPFKVSYQLPDPSSLLPPEVAVGFSAGTGDYSERHQIMSWSFTTTLPQRKGLQSKTLRSMATRGPDPSLHIVCQSITNFILKMTNMSNTLILRRLIMYLISCTNNEFSDLFASLA